A single region of the Solwaraspora sp. WMMD791 genome encodes:
- a CDS encoding 3-oxoacyl-[acyl-carrier-protein] synthase III C-terminal domain-containing protein — MNDTSPPGWHPARVGITGVGASLPERELTTADLQERIAAASDVALPPGLFRMMTGIDHRRIAADDEYASTFAVRAARQALAAAGRDVDEVDLLLFASASRDLVEPATAHIVQAELGGHAHAMDVTNACNSFLNGIDLARSMILAGRAHRALVVTGETPTRVMRPRLDSLAQARTAFAGYTFGDGGAAVLVEPVRRGGIVDVDTETRSAHWSVGGIFGGGSRHPRGDEHTYFHGDGHTLRGVFEQIGTDILDRVRRRTGWDWVDYDRVLVHQVSVPYLERFIEVTGVPKEKLEVTVGELGNLASATLGVQLARVDAELRRGDRVLAIGLGGGVSVMTMVWEKP, encoded by the coding sequence ATGAACGACACCTCGCCACCGGGGTGGCATCCCGCACGGGTCGGCATCACCGGGGTCGGTGCCAGCCTGCCCGAGCGGGAACTGACCACCGCCGACCTGCAGGAGCGGATCGCCGCCGCCAGTGACGTCGCGTTGCCGCCCGGGCTGTTCCGGATGATGACCGGCATCGACCACCGCCGGATCGCCGCCGACGACGAGTACGCCTCGACGTTCGCCGTCCGGGCGGCCCGGCAGGCCCTCGCCGCCGCCGGGCGGGACGTCGACGAGGTCGACCTGCTGCTGTTCGCCTCGGCCAGCCGGGACCTGGTCGAGCCGGCGACCGCGCACATCGTGCAGGCCGAGCTGGGTGGCCACGCCCACGCGATGGATGTGACCAACGCCTGCAACAGTTTCCTCAACGGCATCGATCTGGCCCGGTCGATGATCCTGGCCGGGCGCGCCCACCGGGCACTGGTGGTGACCGGCGAGACCCCGACCCGGGTGATGCGGCCCCGGCTGGACAGCCTGGCGCAGGCGCGGACGGCGTTCGCCGGCTACACCTTCGGCGACGGCGGCGCGGCGGTGCTGGTCGAGCCGGTACGCCGGGGCGGGATCGTCGACGTCGACACCGAGACCCGGTCGGCGCACTGGTCGGTCGGTGGCATCTTCGGCGGCGGCTCCCGGCACCCGCGCGGCGACGAACACACCTACTTCCATGGCGACGGCCACACACTGCGGGGCGTCTTCGAACAGATCGGCACCGACATCCTGGACCGGGTGCGCCGGCGCACCGGCTGGGACTGGGTCGACTACGACCGGGTGCTGGTGCACCAGGTGAGCGTGCCGTACCTGGAGCGGTTCATCGAGGTCACCGGCGTACCGAAGGAGAAACTGGAGGTCACCGTCGGCGAGCTGGGCAACCTGGCCAGCGCCACGCTCGGCGTCCAGCTGGCCCGCGTCGACGCCGAGCTGCGCCGCGGCGACCGGGTGTTGGCGATCGGCCTGGGCGGTGGGGTCAGCGTGATGACGATGGTCTGGGAGAAGCCGTGA
- a CDS encoding TIGR03885 family FMN-dependent LLM class oxidoreductase produces MTRLGLHCSHEQIHPARLLDAVIRAEQAGFDAAMASDHFAPWSRRQGHSGYVWSWLGAAMQATGLPYGVVNAPGQRYHPAIVAQAIGTLSAMYPGRFWAALGTGENANEHITGDVWPRKPVRSARLRECVDVIRALLAGEEVSHDGLVTVDRARVWTRPDTPVDLFGAAVTEATAAWCADWADGLITVNAPVAHLRRMVAAYRDAGGRGRLVLQVHLSWAPDEAQAEAIAHDQWRTNIFAPPVAWDLATPEHFDIVADEVTVEQVRRTVDVSADLSRHVDQLAEYIALGFDEIFLHHVGQEQVAFIDAFGTEVLPKLRTT; encoded by the coding sequence ATGACGCGCTTGGGCCTGCACTGCTCCCATGAACAGATCCACCCGGCCCGGCTGCTGGACGCGGTGATCCGCGCGGAGCAGGCCGGTTTCGACGCCGCGATGGCCTCGGACCACTTCGCCCCGTGGAGCCGGCGGCAGGGCCACTCCGGCTACGTCTGGTCCTGGCTCGGCGCCGCGATGCAGGCCACCGGCCTGCCGTACGGGGTGGTCAACGCCCCCGGGCAGCGCTACCACCCGGCGATCGTCGCCCAGGCGATCGGCACCCTGTCGGCCATGTACCCGGGGCGGTTCTGGGCGGCGCTGGGCACCGGGGAGAACGCCAACGAACACATCACCGGCGACGTCTGGCCGCGCAAGCCGGTCCGGTCGGCCCGGCTGCGCGAATGCGTCGACGTGATCCGGGCCCTGCTGGCTGGCGAGGAGGTCAGCCACGACGGTCTGGTCACCGTGGACCGGGCCAGGGTGTGGACCCGGCCGGACACCCCGGTCGACCTGTTCGGAGCGGCGGTGACCGAGGCCACCGCCGCGTGGTGCGCCGACTGGGCCGACGGACTGATCACCGTCAACGCCCCGGTCGCGCACCTGCGTCGGATGGTCGCCGCGTACCGTGACGCCGGCGGCCGCGGCCGGCTCGTGCTGCAGGTCCATCTGAGCTGGGCGCCGGACGAGGCACAGGCCGAGGCGATCGCCCACGACCAGTGGCGGACCAACATCTTCGCCCCGCCGGTGGCCTGGGACCTGGCCACGCCCGAACACTTCGACATCGTCGCCGACGAGGTCACCGTCGAGCAGGTACGGCGTACCGTCGACGTGTCGGCGGACCTGTCCCGCCACGTCGACCAGCTGGCCGAGTACATCGCGCTGGGCTTCGACGAGATCTTTCTGCACCACGTGGGCCAGGAGCAGGTCGCGTTCATCGACGCGTTCGGCACCGAGGTGCTGCCGAAACTGCGGACCACCTGA
- a CDS encoding SGNH/GDSL hydrolase family protein, with amino-acid sequence MHRRWVAGAAAICALVALACEAGDGDGSPDDPPPPPRADLPTSIAALGDSITAGYGSCIVLTACHRNSWSTGDGFRVESLYRRVLDADDRIRGQDHNFAVPGARAAALADQAASAVEVSAAYVTVLIGANDACRPSVTDMTPVDAFRADVDRGLRVLRDGLPEAEVLVLSIPDLHRLWELGHDQERVVRAWNRGVCPSMLADPTATDESATQRRTAVRERVVAYNAELARACQAYGDRCRFDGGAAYDAQFRLADLNQLDYFHPDADGQNLLAEVAYAASGLAE; translated from the coding sequence GTGCACCGACGGTGGGTGGCCGGGGCCGCCGCGATCTGCGCACTGGTCGCTCTCGCCTGCGAGGCCGGGGACGGCGACGGTTCGCCGGACGACCCGCCACCGCCGCCCCGGGCCGACCTGCCGACGTCGATCGCGGCGCTCGGCGACTCCATCACCGCCGGGTACGGCTCCTGCATCGTGCTGACCGCCTGTCACCGCAACTCGTGGTCCACCGGGGACGGTTTCCGGGTGGAGAGCCTGTACCGGCGGGTGCTCGACGCCGACGACCGGATCCGGGGACAGGACCACAACTTCGCGGTGCCCGGGGCCCGGGCGGCGGCGCTGGCCGATCAGGCGGCGTCGGCGGTGGAGGTGTCGGCGGCGTACGTCACGGTTCTCATCGGCGCCAACGACGCCTGCCGACCGTCGGTGACCGACATGACGCCGGTCGACGCGTTCCGGGCCGACGTCGACCGGGGGTTGCGGGTGCTGCGCGACGGGCTGCCCGAGGCGGAGGTCCTGGTACTGAGCATTCCGGACCTGCACCGGCTGTGGGAGCTCGGGCACGACCAGGAGCGGGTGGTCCGGGCCTGGAACCGGGGGGTGTGCCCGTCGATGCTGGCCGACCCGACCGCCACCGACGAGTCGGCGACGCAGCGGCGGACCGCTGTCCGCGAGCGGGTGGTGGCGTACAACGCCGAGCTGGCCCGGGCCTGCCAGGCGTACGGCGACCGCTGCCGGTTCGACGGCGGCGCCGCGTACGACGCGCAGTTCCGGCTGGCCGATCTGAACCAGCTCGACTACTTCCACCCGGACGCGGACGGCCAGAACCTGCTGGCCGAGGTGGCGTATGCGGCGAGCGGCCTGGCCGAATGA
- a CDS encoding PAC2 family protein: MLDPHELYDVVDELPELGQPVLIQAMTGFVDAGNATRLAREHLLTSLEHEVVATFDIDQLLDYRSRRPVMLFVEDHWEHYDEPRLEVHLMRDDAGTPFLLLGGPEPDLQWERFTAAVIAVTRRLNVGTTIGLNAIPMAVPHTRPTGITAHASRRELISGYEPWLQRVQVPGSAGHLLEYRLGQQGHDAVGFAVHVPHYVAQAEYPAAAEMLLNSVSRTTGLLLPTEQLHEAAESVREDIDRQVAQTEEAVSLVSALEEQYDTFTRGRGSTNLLAEPNGPLPTADELGAELERFLAEQTRPGDLPGPG, translated from the coding sequence GTGCTCGACCCACACGAGCTCTACGACGTCGTCGACGAGTTGCCCGAGCTCGGCCAGCCGGTGCTGATCCAGGCGATGACCGGCTTCGTCGACGCCGGAAACGCGACCCGCCTCGCCCGGGAGCACCTGCTCACCAGCCTCGAGCACGAGGTCGTGGCGACGTTCGACATCGATCAGCTGCTCGACTACCGGTCGCGGCGGCCGGTGATGCTCTTCGTCGAGGACCACTGGGAGCACTACGACGAGCCCCGGCTCGAGGTGCACCTGATGCGCGACGACGCCGGCACCCCGTTCCTGCTGCTCGGCGGGCCCGAGCCGGACCTGCAGTGGGAGCGGTTCACCGCAGCGGTGATCGCCGTGACCCGGCGACTCAACGTCGGCACGACGATCGGCCTGAACGCCATCCCGATGGCCGTGCCGCACACCCGGCCCACCGGGATCACCGCGCACGCCAGCCGGCGTGAGCTGATCAGCGGCTACGAACCGTGGCTGCAGCGGGTCCAGGTCCCCGGCAGCGCCGGACATCTGCTGGAGTACCGCCTCGGCCAGCAGGGGCACGACGCCGTCGGCTTCGCCGTGCACGTGCCGCACTACGTCGCGCAGGCCGAGTACCCGGCCGCCGCCGAGATGCTGCTCAACTCGGTGTCCCGCACCACCGGCCTGCTGCTGCCGACCGAGCAGTTGCACGAGGCGGCCGAGTCGGTCCGCGAGGACATCGACCGGCAGGTCGCTCAGACCGAGGAGGCCGTCTCCCTGGTCAGTGCCCTGGAGGAGCAGTACGACACGTTCACCCGGGGACGCGGCAGCACCAACCTGCTCGCCGAGCCGAACGGCCCGTTGCCCACCGCCGACGAGCTCGGCGCCGAGTTGGAGCGCTTCCTGGCCGAGCAGACCCGCCCCGGCGACCTGCCCGGACCCGGCTGA
- a CDS encoding class I adenylate-forming enzyme family protein, which produces MLDRLAATLRADRHRPAVLTAAPLTGRPRVRATTGELADLTDGYVAALHRHGLTAGDTLGVAVRPGPRSLAVLLAAYHLGVRVAVLDPTAGPEVLTARLALARPTLVLADAAAQAVAGWARPLARRAHLALPELTRIAPVRTVGRRLPGAAPVLPAGSGPVPAAYDGDGDAVIIFTSGTTSRPRAVVHTRSGLSAGMRAVTDLVGPTPQVPVLGGMFFVLVPALAAGAPVALPARSAALLARQVGRLRPQATYLTPPQLRALLDHSPRLTGQVFSGSAPVSAALLGRVRRAGAHRAYGVYALTELFPAAAVEQAEKAAYADDGDLVGTPLPGVAARVDDTGQVWLTGPGQADRYLGEPPLTEVATGDVGRLEGGRLVLAGRCKDMVLRAAENIYPGLYEPALHVPGVALAVLVGVPGVDGDEQLVALVQPDPGADQARLRAALRPVLARMGSARPDRVVFARVPLAGRSRKPDRQAAARLLAGQPTATAVDGD; this is translated from the coding sequence ATGCTGGACCGACTAGCGGCCACGTTGCGGGCCGATCGGCACCGGCCTGCGGTGCTGACCGCCGCGCCGCTGACCGGCCGGCCCCGGGTGCGGGCCACCACCGGGGAGCTGGCCGACCTGACCGACGGGTACGTCGCCGCGCTGCACCGGCACGGGCTGACCGCCGGCGACACCCTCGGGGTGGCGGTGCGGCCGGGTCCCCGGTCGTTGGCGGTGCTGCTGGCCGCCTACCACCTGGGGGTGCGGGTGGCGGTGCTGGACCCGACCGCCGGGCCGGAGGTGCTGACCGCGCGGTTGGCGCTGGCCCGCCCGACGCTGGTGCTGGCCGACGCGGCGGCGCAGGCGGTGGCCGGCTGGGCCCGGCCGCTGGCCCGGCGGGCCCACCTGGCGCTGCCGGAGCTGACCCGGATCGCACCGGTGCGTACCGTCGGTCGGCGGTTGCCCGGTGCCGCACCGGTGCTGCCGGCGGGGTCCGGGCCGGTGCCGGCGGCGTACGACGGTGACGGCGACGCCGTGATCATCTTCACCTCCGGCACGACCAGCCGGCCGAGGGCCGTGGTGCACACCCGGTCCGGTCTGTCCGCCGGGATGCGTGCGGTGACCGACCTGGTCGGGCCGACGCCACAGGTGCCGGTGCTCGGCGGGATGTTCTTCGTGCTGGTGCCGGCGCTGGCCGCCGGGGCACCGGTGGCGTTGCCGGCGAGGTCGGCGGCGCTGCTGGCGCGGCAGGTGGGCCGGCTCCGCCCGCAGGCCACGTACCTGACCCCGCCGCAGTTGCGGGCCCTGCTGGACCACTCCCCCCGGCTGACCGGGCAGGTGTTCAGCGGGTCGGCGCCGGTCAGCGCCGCGCTGCTGGGCCGGGTCCGCCGGGCCGGGGCGCACCGGGCGTACGGGGTGTACGCGCTGACCGAACTCTTCCCGGCCGCCGCCGTCGAGCAGGCCGAGAAGGCGGCGTACGCCGACGACGGCGATCTCGTCGGCACCCCGCTGCCGGGGGTGGCGGCCCGCGTCGACGACACCGGCCAGGTGTGGCTGACCGGGCCCGGGCAGGCGGACCGCTACCTGGGTGAGCCGCCGCTGACCGAGGTGGCCACCGGCGACGTCGGCCGACTCGAGGGGGGTCGGCTGGTGCTCGCCGGGCGGTGCAAGGACATGGTGCTGCGGGCGGCGGAGAACATCTACCCCGGGCTGTACGAGCCGGCGCTGCACGTGCCGGGGGTGGCCCTGGCGGTGCTGGTCGGGGTGCCCGGGGTGGACGGCGACGAACAGCTCGTGGCGCTGGTGCAGCCGGATCCGGGGGCAGACCAGGCGCGGCTGCGCGCGGCGCTGCGCCCGGTGCTGGCCCGGATGGGGTCGGCCCGCCCGGACCGGGTGGTGTTCGCCCGGGTGCCGCTGGCCGGCCGGTCCCGCAAACCGGACCGACAGGCGGCGGCGCGGCTACTGGCCGGGCAGCCGACGGCGACGGCGGTGGACGGTGACTGA
- a CDS encoding glycosyltransferase codes for MTRAVEQGGGTRASAPGGPLWVVVPAYQEQARIGDTLAALADQTDRDFTLVVVDNGSTDGTADVVERFAADAPFPVRLLHEPCKGVGAAVDTGFRYAIAHGALLLARTDADCLPQPGWVAAARAGLAGGAGLVCGAIRARRDEHGPLGRAGFRLLVFLAASFGRLRPAHRRTGGYLAPYRMHAGNNMAVTAELYQACGGMPRRPSPTDRTFLNRVRRTTSAISHRRDMVVENSTRRLRAYGIRRTAAWYLDRGAGTLTEDPR; via the coding sequence GTGACGCGGGCGGTGGAACAGGGCGGCGGCACCCGCGCGAGCGCGCCCGGCGGGCCACTGTGGGTGGTGGTGCCGGCGTACCAGGAACAGGCCCGCATCGGTGACACCCTGGCCGCCCTCGCCGACCAGACCGACCGGGACTTCACCCTGGTCGTGGTCGACAACGGCTCGACCGACGGCACCGCCGACGTGGTCGAACGGTTCGCCGCCGACGCGCCGTTCCCGGTACGGCTGCTGCACGAGCCGTGCAAGGGCGTCGGTGCCGCCGTCGACACCGGGTTCCGGTACGCCATCGCGCACGGTGCGCTGCTGCTGGCCCGCACCGACGCGGACTGCCTGCCGCAACCCGGTTGGGTGGCGGCGGCGCGGGCCGGGCTGGCCGGCGGCGCCGGGCTGGTCTGCGGCGCGATCCGGGCCCGCCGTGACGAGCACGGCCCGCTGGGTCGGGCCGGGTTCCGGCTGCTGGTCTTCCTCGCCGCATCGTTCGGCCGGCTCCGGCCGGCGCACCGACGCACCGGCGGCTACCTGGCGCCGTACCGGATGCACGCCGGCAACAACATGGCGGTCACCGCCGAGCTGTACCAGGCGTGCGGGGGGATGCCGCGCCGGCCGTCCCCGACCGACCGGACCTTCCTCAACCGGGTACGGCGTACCACGTCGGCGATCAGCCACCGGCGCGACATGGTGGTGGAGAACTCGACCCGCCGGCTACGGGCGTACGGCATCCGGCGCACCGCCGCCTGGTACCTGGACCGGGGTGCCGGCACGTTGACCGAGGATCCCCGGTGA
- the tuf gene encoding elongation factor Tu gives MAKSQFVRAKPHLNIGTMGHVDHGKTTLTAAITKVLADRDPAVNRFVSFDGIDRAPEEVARGITINISHVEYETATRHYAHVDMPGHADFVKNMITGAAQVDGAILVVSALDGAMPQTREHVLLARRVGVPYLVVAMNKADAVDDPELLDLVELEVRELVSEYGFPGDELPVVRVSALRALEGDPRWVASVVELLDAVDRYVPVPPRELGEPFLMPIENVLTISGRGTVVTGAVERGTLRLGDQVEVVGLGPTLSTVATGLETFGKSLDAAEAGDNAAVLLRGVKRDQVQRGQVVALPGSVTPHQRFTARLYVLTTAEGGRHTPFFANYRPQFYFRTTDVVGSVHLGDRTMAMPGDTVEVTVELGRPVAMDVGLGFAVREGGRTVAAGTVTTLLD, from the coding sequence ATGGCCAAGAGTCAGTTCGTGCGCGCGAAGCCGCACCTCAACATCGGCACGATGGGTCACGTCGACCACGGCAAGACCACCCTGACCGCCGCGATCACCAAGGTCCTCGCCGACCGGGACCCGGCCGTCAACCGGTTCGTCTCGTTCGACGGCATCGACCGGGCACCGGAGGAGGTGGCGCGGGGCATCACCATCAACATCTCCCACGTCGAGTACGAGACGGCCACCCGGCACTACGCCCACGTGGACATGCCCGGCCACGCCGACTTCGTCAAAAACATGATCACGGGGGCGGCGCAGGTCGACGGGGCGATCCTGGTCGTCTCGGCGCTCGACGGGGCGATGCCGCAGACCCGTGAGCACGTGCTGCTCGCCCGGCGGGTCGGCGTGCCGTACCTGGTGGTGGCGATGAACAAGGCCGACGCGGTCGACGACCCGGAGCTGCTCGACCTGGTCGAGCTCGAGGTCCGGGAGCTGGTTTCCGAGTACGGGTTCCCCGGCGACGAGCTTCCGGTGGTCCGGGTGTCGGCGCTGCGGGCGCTCGAGGGTGACCCGCGCTGGGTGGCCTCCGTCGTGGAGCTGCTCGACGCCGTCGACCGGTACGTTCCGGTGCCGCCGCGCGAGCTCGGCGAGCCGTTCCTGATGCCGATCGAGAACGTGCTGACCATCTCCGGCCGGGGGACCGTGGTGACCGGTGCGGTCGAGCGCGGCACGTTGCGCCTCGGCGACCAGGTGGAGGTGGTCGGCCTTGGTCCGACCCTGTCGACGGTCGCGACCGGGCTGGAGACGTTCGGCAAGTCGCTGGACGCCGCCGAGGCCGGTGACAACGCCGCCGTCCTGCTGCGCGGGGTCAAGCGTGACCAGGTGCAGCGGGGCCAGGTGGTGGCGCTGCCGGGCAGCGTCACGCCGCACCAGCGGTTCACCGCCCGCCTGTACGTGCTGACCACCGCCGAAGGTGGGCGGCACACGCCGTTCTTTGCCAACTACCGGCCGCAGTTCTACTTCCGTACGACGGACGTGGTCGGGTCGGTGCACCTGGGCGACCGGACGATGGCGATGCCGGGTGACACTGTCGAGGTGACGGTGGAGCTCGGCAGGCCGGTCGCGATGGACGTCGGGCTCGGATTCGCCGTGCGGGAGGGCGGCCGTACGGTGGCCGCCGGAACGGTGACGACCCTGCTCGACTGA
- a CDS encoding DUF6343 family protein, which produces MATKSQPKGARGTVGHANSALNLRLAMASFGLVFCVVAGFLAWRADLTAGAVILWVLAAIAVVDLVVIQRRRRARKQEEPGVRHSLFE; this is translated from the coding sequence ATGGCTACGAAATCCCAGCCCAAGGGGGCCAGAGGGACTGTCGGACACGCCAACAGCGCGTTGAACCTGCGGCTGGCGATGGCCAGCTTCGGGCTGGTCTTCTGCGTGGTGGCCGGGTTCCTGGCCTGGCGAGCCGACCTGACGGCCGGCGCGGTGATCCTCTGGGTGCTCGCGGCGATCGCGGTGGTCGACCTGGTCGTCATCCAGCGCCGGCGCCGGGCCCGTAAGCAGGAGGAACCGGGCGTACGGCACTCCTTGTTCGAGTGA
- a CDS encoding NAD-dependent epimerase/dehydratase family protein, which produces MSARLAGVRVAVTGASGFCGSVVARAAAAAGAQVVAVGRRPGPVGRHVPWDAGRQVPDLGGVDVVLHLAAAVGDPAPGAQAAYHAVNVAGTDRLLRAVAGRPLVWVSSASVYRPGGGAAPIREDHPTDGQRTAYGRTKAAGERLALAAGAVVLRPRAVYGAGDPHLLPRLLGAVRAGRLPLPGPDVRMSMTAVENLADAVLAAVHWPAGAYNVADATPYSRDAVVTGVLAALGRPARLVRVPVRVALGAATLATVAGRLGVPGTGRVTRYAVEQLAYETVLDLGRAYEQGWSPRRALPDFLAELPTNPAAGLPRHQ; this is translated from the coding sequence GTGAGCGCCCGGCTGGCCGGGGTACGGGTCGCGGTGACCGGTGCCAGCGGGTTCTGCGGGTCGGTGGTGGCGCGGGCGGCGGCGGCCGCCGGGGCGCAGGTCGTCGCGGTGGGTCGTCGGCCGGGCCCGGTGGGGCGGCACGTGCCCTGGGACGCCGGTCGTCAGGTGCCGGACCTGGGCGGGGTCGACGTCGTGCTGCACCTGGCGGCGGCGGTGGGGGATCCGGCACCCGGGGCGCAGGCGGCGTACCACGCGGTGAACGTGGCCGGCACCGACCGGCTGCTGCGGGCGGTGGCGGGTCGGCCGCTGGTCTGGGTCAGCAGCGCCAGCGTCTACCGGCCCGGTGGCGGCGCGGCGCCGATCCGGGAGGACCATCCGACCGACGGGCAGCGCACCGCGTACGGGCGGACGAAGGCGGCCGGTGAACGGCTGGCGTTGGCCGCCGGCGCGGTGGTGCTGCGGCCCCGGGCGGTGTACGGGGCCGGGGATCCGCATCTGCTGCCCCGGCTGCTGGGCGCGGTCCGGGCGGGACGGCTGCCGCTGCCCGGACCGGACGTGCGGATGAGCATGACCGCGGTGGAGAACCTGGCCGACGCGGTGCTGGCGGCGGTGCACTGGCCGGCCGGGGCGTACAACGTCGCCGACGCGACGCCGTACTCGCGCGACGCGGTGGTGACCGGGGTGTTGGCGGCGCTGGGCCGGCCGGCGCGGCTGGTGCGGGTGCCGGTCCGGGTGGCGCTGGGCGCGGCGACGCTGGCCACCGTGGCCGGTCGGCTCGGCGTGCCGGGCACCGGCCGGGTGACCCGGTACGCCGTGGAGCAACTGGCGTACGAGACGGTGCTGGACCTGGGGCGGGCGTACGAGCAGGGCTGGTCGCCGCGCCGCGCGTTGCCGGACTTCCTCGCTGAGCTGCCCACGAACCCGGCTGCCGGGCTGCCCAGGCATCAATGA
- a CDS encoding exodeoxyribonuclease III gives MRIATWNVNSVKARLPRLLGWLADTAPDVVCLQETKCPAAAFPTDAVAELGYAVAAHGDGRWNGVAVLSRVGLDQVRTGFVGEPGFPAPEARAVSADCAGVRVWSVYVPNGRSLDSPHYQYKLAWLAGLRDALAAEPGPQLVVCGDFNVAPTDADVWDPAVFAGSTHVTPAERAALADLLALGLVDVVPQPMKGPHPFTYWDYRAGMFPKNMGMRIDLVYASSAVNRRVRAAYVDRAARKGPAPSDHAPIVVDLD, from the coding sequence GTGCGCATCGCCACCTGGAACGTCAACTCGGTCAAGGCCCGGCTGCCCCGGTTGCTCGGCTGGCTGGCCGACACCGCACCGGACGTCGTCTGCCTGCAGGAGACGAAGTGCCCGGCGGCGGCGTTCCCGACCGACGCCGTCGCGGAGCTCGGCTACGCCGTCGCCGCGCACGGCGACGGCCGCTGGAACGGGGTCGCCGTGCTCTCCCGGGTCGGCCTCGACCAGGTGCGCACCGGATTCGTCGGCGAACCTGGCTTCCCGGCCCCCGAGGCGAGGGCCGTCTCGGCCGACTGCGCCGGGGTCCGGGTGTGGTCGGTGTACGTCCCCAACGGGCGCAGCCTCGACTCGCCGCACTACCAGTACAAGCTGGCCTGGCTGGCCGGGCTGCGTGACGCCCTCGCCGCCGAACCCGGACCGCAGTTGGTCGTCTGCGGCGACTTCAACGTCGCGCCGACCGACGCCGACGTCTGGGATCCGGCCGTCTTCGCCGGCTCCACCCACGTCACCCCGGCCGAACGGGCGGCGCTGGCCGACCTGCTCGCCCTCGGGCTGGTCGACGTCGTGCCGCAGCCGATGAAGGGCCCGCACCCGTTCACCTACTGGGACTACCGGGCCGGGATGTTCCCGAAGAACATGGGCATGCGGATCGACCTGGTCTACGCCAGTTCCGCCGTCAACCGGCGGGTCCGGGCGGCGTACGTCGACCGTGCCGCCCGCAAGGGCCCGGCGCCGTCCGATCACGCCCCGATCGTCGTCGACCTGGACTGA
- a CDS encoding cytochrome P450 translates to MTESRPRAGRGRRRDRRVYLASHPVLFALLTATRRVPVRRIGRTVLVHDAAPFADALRRVPLDRSAQRTTAGAARRATGGDGFLFDQEGYGHRRTRRDTATMFGTEGVARLRPVWLDVLRRRLAPLADGAEVDIVDVVAELAGAATAALLGVDVAAGAADSPGHALTAAARAAAATAARHHLPGLRWPGQARRDERATARAAAELARLLGVAPEEAARASVLAVASINTTMAAIPRAVAWCADDQWWAAAADAGSRDALVAELLRVTAASPVLPRVAAGPAELAGVGVRAGDRLLLVARHAAHAGRPAPDPGTPVPATVGQLVFGTGPHRCPGARLAHAQLADVLAALAPYRPMVTGARVDRRSALPGWARLTLRATVRAGR, encoded by the coding sequence GTGACTGAGTCACGGCCGCGCGCCGGGCGGGGCCGCCGCCGGGACCGCCGGGTCTACCTGGCCAGCCACCCGGTGCTGTTCGCCCTGTTGACGGCGACCCGACGGGTGCCGGTACGGCGGATCGGCCGGACCGTGCTGGTACACGACGCGGCGCCGTTCGCCGACGCGCTGCGGCGGGTGCCGCTGGACCGGTCGGCGCAGCGGACCACCGCCGGGGCCGCCCGGCGGGCCACCGGCGGTGACGGGTTCCTGTTCGACCAGGAGGGTTACGGGCACCGGCGGACCCGTCGGGACACGGCCACGATGTTCGGCACCGAAGGCGTCGCCCGGTTGCGGCCGGTCTGGCTCGACGTGCTGCGCCGGCGGCTGGCACCGCTGGCCGACGGGGCCGAGGTCGACATCGTCGACGTGGTCGCCGAACTGGCCGGGGCGGCCACCGCGGCGCTGCTCGGCGTCGACGTCGCCGCTGGCGCGGCCGACAGCCCGGGGCACGCGTTGACGGCGGCGGCCCGGGCAGCGGCGGCGACCGCGGCCCGGCACCACCTGCCGGGGCTGCGGTGGCCGGGGCAGGCGCGACGCGACGAACGGGCCACCGCGCGGGCCGCCGCCGAGCTGGCCCGGCTGCTGGGCGTGGCACCCGAGGAGGCGGCCCGGGCCAGCGTGCTGGCGGTCGCCTCGATCAACACCACGATGGCGGCGATCCCCCGGGCGGTCGCCTGGTGCGCCGACGACCAGTGGTGGGCGGCGGCGGCCGACGCCGGCTCCCGCGACGCGCTCGTCGCCGAACTGCTGCGGGTCACCGCCGCCAGCCCGGTGCTGCCCCGGGTGGCGGCCGGCCCCGCTGAGCTCGCCGGTGTCGGGGTCCGGGCCGGCGACCGGCTGCTGCTGGTGGCCCGGCATGCGGCCCACGCCGGGCGGCCGGCTCCCGACCCGGGTACGCCGGTGCCGGCGACGGTCGGGCAGCTGGTGTTCGGCACCGGGCCGCACCGCTGTCCCGGTGCCCGGCTGGCGCACGCCCAGTTGGCCGACGTGCTCGCGGCGTTGGCGCCGTACCGGCCGATGGTGACCGGTGCCCGGGTGGACCGCCGGTCGGCGTTGCCGGGCTGGGCCCGGTTGACGCTGCGGGCGACGGTCCGGGCCGGGCGGTGA